TCGCACACCGCCGGCACCCAGGTGGCGCTGTGGGACTGCAACGGCGGCAGCAACCAGCAGTGGACGGACACCTCGGCCGGTGAGCTGCGGGTCTACGGGAGCGACTGCCTGGACGCGGCCGGCCAGGGCACCAGCCCCGGCACCAAGGTGGACATCTGGGGCTGCAGCGGCGGCGCCAACCAGAAGTGGACGCTCCACGCCGACGGCACCATCACCGGTGTCCAGTCCGGTCTCTGCCTGGACGCGACCGGCGCCGGAACGGCCAACGGCACCCCGCTGCAGCTGTGGACCTGCAACGGCAGCAGCAGTCAGAAGTGGACGCGCGACTGAGCCGGTGCCGGTTCGACGCTCCCCGACTCCCGCACCTCCTCCGAGGTTCCCGCTCCGACAGTCCCCCGAGAGGCCCCATCCATGTCTTCCTCCTCCCTGCCGCTCAGCCGGCGCCGTCTGCTGGCCGCGGCCGGCGCTGCGACAGCCGTCGGCCTGCTGCGGTTCGCACCCGACGCCGCCGCGACCGAGGGCCCCCAGAGCTACTCCCCGAGCTGGTCCTCCGTGGACCAGCACCCTCCGGCCCCGGCCTGGTTCCAGGACGCCAAGTTCGGCATCTACTACCACTGGGGCGCATTCAGCGTTCCGGCGTTCGGCAACGAGTGGTATCCGCGCAACATGTACATCGGCGGTTCGGCCGAGAACCGGCACCACATCGCCACCTACGGCGACCCCTCGGCGTGGCCTTACCACAACTTCATCGACGGCGCCCGTGACAAGGCCGGCAACTTCGTGCAGTTCGCCCCCAGACTCGCCTCTCAGGGCGGCAGGTTCGACCCTGACGCCTGGGCGCGGCTGTTCAAGGCCGCGGGCGCCAGGTTCGCCGGCCCGGTCGCCGAACACCACGACGGCTTCTCCATGTGGAACAGCCGCTCCAACCCGTGGAGCTCGGTCCAGCACGGCCCCCGGCTCGACCTCGTGGGGCTGCACGCGCAGGCCATCCGGGGGCAGGGACTGAAGTTCATGGCCTCGCTGCACCACGCCTACAACTTCAACGGCTACTACGACCACGTGCCGTCCCAGTCGGACCCCACGCTGCGCACCCTCTACGGCCAGCTGGGCTCGGCGGCGGAGAACAAGCTCTGGTACGACAAGCTGGCCGAGGTCGTCGACGGTTACCAACCGGACCTGGTCTGGCAGGACTTCGCCCTGAACCAGGTGCAGGAGTCCTATCGGCTCCAGTTCCTCGCGCACTACTACAACCAGGCGGTCACGTGGAACAAGGACGTGGCCGCGACCTACAAGGACGGCTTCAACAACAAGGGCGAGGTCTTCGACTTCGAGCGCGGCGGCCCGGCAGGACTGCTCACCCCCTACTGGCTGACCGACGACAGCATCTCCTCCTCCAGTTGGTGCTACACGGTCGGCATCGGCTACTACTCCACGCAGGCCCTGCTCCACTCGCTGATCGACCGGGTCAGCAAGGGCGGGAGCATGCTGCTGAACATCGCCCCGATGGCCGACGGCACCATCCCCTCCGGGCAGCAGTCCATCCTGCTCGCCATGGGCGACTGGCTCGGCCGCTTCGGAGAGGCGGTCTACTCCACCCGCTCCTGGGCCAGTTACGGCGAGGGCCCCACCAAGATGGGCGGAGGTTCGTTCAGCGGACCGGTGGCCGGCAAACCGCAGGACGTCCGGTTCACCCGCAGCAAGGACAACAAGGTCCTCTACGCCACCGCCCTGGGCTGGCAGGGCGGCACCATGACCATCGCGACGCTCAACTCCCACCAGATCAACCTCAGCAGTCTGACCGGCGCCAAGCTGCTGGACAACACCGCCGGCACCTACATCGACCTGCCCGCACCCACCCAGGACGCCTCCGGCCTGCACCTCGCCATGCCCTCGTCCAACCCGCCGTTCAGCGCCCTGGCGTACACGGTCAAGCTCACCTTCTCCGGAGAGATCCCCACCCTGGGCGCGCCGGGCGGCTCCACCACCTGGGTGAGGATCGCGAACGTGACCAGTGGGCTTCTCCTCGACAGCGGCGGCACCGTCGCCTCCGGCTCCAACCTCAAGCAGTGGAACTCCGACGGCAGCACCAACCTGCAGTGGCAGCTGATCGACCTCGGCAACGGCTACCACCGCATCGTGAACCGCACCAACGGCATGGTCGCCGACAGTTACGGCAACACCGCCAACGGCGCTCCCGCCCGCCAGCAGGCGTGGAACGGCGGCAACAACCAGCAGTGGTCGCTGGCCGGCCTCGGCAACAACCGCTACCAGATCGTCAACCGCGCCACCGGCACCGCCCTCGACGGCAGCGGCAGCACCACGGCCGGCTCGACCACGGTGCTGTGGACGCCGAACTCCAGCACCAACAACCAATGGACCATCACCGCCGTCTGAGCACCGGCGAACCCCCTGTCCCTCCCTCGACCACGGAAGAAGGAGAGCATGAAACGCAAACCGCTCTTGTCGTCCCTGGTGGCCGCGCTGCTTCTCGTTCTGGCAACCGCGGGCACCTCGTTCAGCAGTGGTCTCGGCGTACCCACGTCGGTGACGAAGACCGCCGCGGCCAGCACCGGCTGTGGCAAGCCCCC
The window above is part of the Streptomyces sp. NBC_00425 genome. Proteins encoded here:
- a CDS encoding alpha-L-fucosidase, whose product is MSSSSLPLSRRRLLAAAGAATAVGLLRFAPDAAATEGPQSYSPSWSSVDQHPPAPAWFQDAKFGIYYHWGAFSVPAFGNEWYPRNMYIGGSAENRHHIATYGDPSAWPYHNFIDGARDKAGNFVQFAPRLASQGGRFDPDAWARLFKAAGARFAGPVAEHHDGFSMWNSRSNPWSSVQHGPRLDLVGLHAQAIRGQGLKFMASLHHAYNFNGYYDHVPSQSDPTLRTLYGQLGSAAENKLWYDKLAEVVDGYQPDLVWQDFALNQVQESYRLQFLAHYYNQAVTWNKDVAATYKDGFNNKGEVFDFERGGPAGLLTPYWLTDDSISSSSWCYTVGIGYYSTQALLHSLIDRVSKGGSMLLNIAPMADGTIPSGQQSILLAMGDWLGRFGEAVYSTRSWASYGEGPTKMGGGSFSGPVAGKPQDVRFTRSKDNKVLYATALGWQGGTMTIATLNSHQINLSSLTGAKLLDNTAGTYIDLPAPTQDASGLHLAMPSSNPPFSALAYTVKLTFSGEIPTLGAPGGSTTWVRIANVTSGLLLDSGGTVASGSNLKQWNSDGSTNLQWQLIDLGNGYHRIVNRTNGMVADSYGNTANGAPARQQAWNGGNNQQWSLAGLGNNRYQIVNRATGTALDGSGSTTAGSTTVLWTPNSSTNNQWTITAV